A portion of the Helicoverpa zea isolate HzStark_Cry1AcR chromosome 25, ilHelZeax1.1, whole genome shotgun sequence genome contains these proteins:
- the LOC124642741 gene encoding U3 small nucleolar ribonucleoprotein protein MPP10: MACPKLDNIIDKFNVFTEKPAKFLTVQSELKDDIQNLVKSLYDYTKSQETVDKKVKKAALPKLIVEDFDEEQIWQQIELQNSECWDQLVWEVANCMSTKTNLEFPVKTSEDKPKDNKDVDSEESMSEGEESDLGNQDDENENIKEKPKKKKPLLPKSKAKPSIVDDNFFKLQDMEKFLLSEEKNEGKAKGSDSEDDAIDMFEDIDDEDGSDGEEGGKEAMYSDFFNQEGEENDDSQINGDKMDDEDDDGEEMDDIEEGDESEQETQVTSRKDDKKKVRFALEASSDDDDDDDESMDSDVPNNNIQKLPGEKQSEFELRQQRLKQQIEKLEQKTLSEAPWQLKGEVDATRRPQNSLLEEVVDFDLTSRPPPIITEQTTVTLEELIRRRIKDKAWDDVVKKEKPVDDQLSFRKTEVLDHAKSKLSLAQVYEAEYLKQKQAQSGEVQEEKEPESHTEIRDAMSKLFAKLDALCHYHYTPKAPQAEVKIVSNTPAISMEEVAPVATSDAALLAPEEVKKKRRGELMSKEERTTTDKNRERRKKKKHQRQKGKVEKVTEHRNTEKGAVSDDKSLKTSKAFFQQLTDDSRSMIKKRNVKNKGQ; this comes from the coding sequence ATGGCTTGTCCAAAATTAGATAATATCATAGACAAATTCAATGTTTTCACAGAAAAACCAGCCAAGTTTTTAACTGTGCAAAGTGAACTTAAAGATGATATTCAGAACTTGGTTAAATCTCTTTATGACTATACAAAATCGCAGGAAACTGTTGATAAGAAGGTGAAGAAGGCTGCGTTACCCAAGTTGATCGTGGAGGACTTTGATGAGGAGCAGATTTGGCAGCAAATTGAACTCCAAAACTCTGAGTGTTGGGATCAACTCGTGTGGGAAGTTGCTAACTGTATGTCCACTAAAACTAACTTAGAATTCCCTGTTAAGACTTCTGAAGATAAAcctaaagataataaagatgTAGATAGTGAAGAATCCATGTCAGAAGGTGAGGAATCTGATTTAGGGAATCAGgatgatgaaaatgaaaatatcaaaGAGAAACCTAAGAAAAAGAAGCCATTGTTACCAAAATCTAAAGCCAAACCCTCGATAGTAGATGATAACTTCTTCAAGCTGCAGGATATGGAGAAATTCTTGCTCAGCGAAGAGAAGAATGAAGGGAAAGCGAAAGGTTCTGACAGTGAAGATGATGCTATTGATATGTTCGAAGATATTGATGATGAGGATGGATCTGATGGTGAAGAAGGAGGCAAGGAAGCCATGTACTCTGACTTCTTTAACCAGGAAGGTGAGGAAAATGATGACAGTCAAATAAATGGTGATAAAatggatgatgaggatgatgatggtgaagAAATGGATGATATAGAGGAAGGTGATGAAAGTGAACAGGAAACTCAAGTAACATCAAGGAAAGATGATAAGAAAAAAGTCAGATTTGCTCTCGAAGCCTcttcagatgatgatgatgatgatgatgagtcaaTGGACAGTGATGTACCAAACAACAATATACAAAAACTGCCAGGTGAAAAGCAATCAGAATTTGAACTACGACAGCAACGCTTGAAGCAACAAATAGAAAAATTGGAGCAGAAAACGCTCTCTGAAGCACCTTGGCAGTTAAAGGGAGAAGTAGATGCTACGCGGCGTCCACAAAACTCACTCCTCGAAGAAGTTGTAGACTTTGACCTTACCAGTAGACCTCCGCCCATCATCACCGAACAAACTACGGTCACACTAGAAGAACTAATAAGACGCAGAATCAAAGACAAAGCTTGGGATGACGTTGTAAAGAAGGAGAAACCAGTTGATGATCAACTGTCATTCCGTAAAACGGAAGTACTGGATCATGCTAAAAGCAAGTTAAGCTTAGCTCAGGTTTATGAAGCTGAGTATTTAAAACAGAAGCAAGCACAATCAGGTGAGGTACAAGAAGAGAAAGAACCGGAAAGTCATACGGAGATCAGAGACGCAATGAGCAAGTTGTTTGCTAAATTAGATGCGTTATGCCATTATCATTACACACCGAAAGCACCACAAGCCGAAGTCAAGATTGTCAGCAACACTCCAGCTATTTCAATGGAAGAAGTTGCCCCAGTTGCTACCAGTGATGCGGCCTTACTCGCTCCAGAAGAGGTTAAGAAGAAACGTAGAGGAGAACTAATGAGTAAAGAGGAAAGGACTACGACGGATAAGAATAGAGAAAGAAGGAAAAAGAAGAAGCATCAACGGCAgaagggtaaagtagagaaggtTACGGAACACAGGAATACGGAGAAGGGTGCAGTGTCAGATGATAAGTCTCTGAAAACGTCTAAGGCATTCTTCCAGCAGTTGACAGATGATTCTAGAAGTATGATTAAGAAGCGTAATGTTAAGAATAAaggacaataa